A stretch of the Calditerrivibrio sp. genome encodes the following:
- a CDS encoding phospholipase D-like domain-containing protein, translating to MNYTKRLLRFVQNKTAFFIATLLFIIVFWFASYYKEHDIAFLPDETLIRSMVSDVEFSKMSIYIAIYFFKTDNDGYAKELKTALLRAADRGVRVYIVLDVAENDITTDANLVTAKELNHNNIVVKVDSPFRKLHSKIMVIDEEVVYLGSHNYTNSAFSKNNESTLRIKSKKIAKECINYIKGIKAYDID from the coding sequence ATGAATTATACAAAAAGATTATTGAGGTTTGTTCAAAATAAGACAGCATTTTTCATTGCTACATTGTTGTTTATTATAGTTTTTTGGTTTGCTTCATATTATAAGGAACATGATATTGCTTTTTTACCTGATGAGACATTGATTAGAAGTATGGTTTCAGATGTGGAGTTTTCTAAAATGTCTATATATATTGCTATTTACTTTTTTAAGACCGATAATGATGGGTATGCTAAGGAGTTAAAAACAGCTTTACTAAGAGCTGCGGATAGAGGGGTAAGGGTTTATATAGTTTTAGATGTAGCTGAAAATGATATAACCACTGATGCAAACCTTGTTACTGCAAAGGAGCTGAATCATAACAACATTGTGGTTAAGGTTGATTCCCCCTTTAGAAAGTTACATTCGAAAATTATGGTTATCGATGAGGAGGTGGTTTATCTTGGTAGTCATAACTATACAAACAGTGCTTTTTCTAAAAATAATGAATCTACTTTGAGAATAAAATCTAAAAAGATTGCAAAAGAATGTATCAATTATATCAAAGGTATAAAGGCTTATGATATTGATTAA
- the yihA gene encoding ribosome biogenesis GTP-binding protein YihA/YsxC produces the protein MNAEFVKSAFFPKDFPVSLLPEVCFVGKSNVGKSSAINTIINRKDLAKVGKTPGKTRLINFFSIKTKELDFMLVDLPGYGYAKVSKKEREEWRKSIENYLKFRDNLRLVVFIIDIRRDPDEQDEVMFNWLNLYKKNFVMLLTKCDKLSNNELVKRLKDLYAHPMINQENSIVFSSVTRRGKDELYKKIIEVCSK, from the coding sequence ATGAATGCTGAGTTTGTTAAATCAGCATTCTTCCCTAAGGATTTCCCTGTATCTTTGCTACCAGAAGTATGTTTTGTTGGTAAGAGTAATGTGGGTAAATCTTCTGCTATAAATACAATTATTAATAGAAAAGATCTTGCTAAAGTTGGTAAAACACCAGGTAAAACAAGATTGATAAATTTTTTCTCAATAAAGACAAAAGAGTTGGACTTTATGTTGGTGGATTTACCTGGCTATGGTTATGCAAAGGTTTCAAAAAAAGAGAGGGAGGAGTGGCGCAAGTCGATAGAAAATTATCTTAAGTTTAGAGACAATCTCAGGTTGGTTGTTTTTATAATAGATATCAGAAGAGACCCAGATGAGCAGGATGAGGTGATGTTTAATTGGTTAAATTTATACAAGAAAAACTTTGTTATGTTACTTACTAAATGTGATAAGCTTTCGAACAATGAATTGGTGAAAAGATTAAAGGATCTTTACGCTCATCCTATGATAAATCAGGAAAACAGTATAGTTTTTTCCTCAGTTACGAGGAGGGGTAAGGATGAATTATACAAAAAGATTATTGAGGTTTGTTCAAAATAA
- a CDS encoding proline dehydrogenase family protein produces MSILNFLISKSIMHIPGPLVGIFAKSYIAGPELKDAVKVTKELNAQGIMTTIDILGEFIKNLNEAEYYRERCIEILNTIESEKLDANLSLKPTQMGLNLDKEVAFNNILKIVDHAKNIGNFVRIDMEDVTCTDATIDFFKRLRINYAGHVGVVLQSYLRRTPKDVDYLSDGYMNFRLCKGIYNEKRIHAYKDPYIINQSFVYILEKMFQKGAYVGIATHDEKLVFEATRLIEKYNLKRDQYEFQMLLGVDEELRKIILNAGHRLRVYVPFGKDWLPYSRRRLKENPNIARHAIRQLFGIHGNN; encoded by the coding sequence ATGTCTATTCTAAACTTTCTGATCTCCAAAAGCATTATGCACATACCAGGCCCTCTGGTGGGCATATTTGCAAAAAGTTACATCGCTGGACCAGAATTAAAGGATGCAGTAAAAGTAACAAAGGAACTTAATGCTCAGGGGATAATGACAACAATCGACATCTTGGGTGAATTTATAAAGAATCTAAACGAGGCTGAATATTATAGAGAAAGATGCATAGAGATACTCAATACTATAGAAAGTGAAAAGCTTGATGCAAATCTCTCTCTGAAGCCAACCCAGATGGGATTAAACCTTGACAAGGAAGTGGCATTTAATAATATTTTAAAAATTGTTGATCACGCCAAAAATATAGGAAATTTTGTAAGGATAGACATGGAGGATGTTACCTGCACCGACGCTACAATAGATTTCTTTAAAAGACTCAGAATAAACTATGCAGGACATGTTGGTGTAGTCCTACAATCATACCTTAGAAGAACACCAAAAGATGTAGATTATCTCTCCGATGGTTATATGAACTTTAGGCTCTGCAAAGGGATATACAACGAAAAAAGGATCCACGCTTACAAAGATCCTTATATAATAAACCAGAGCTTTGTTTATATACTTGAAAAGATGTTCCAGAAGGGTGCTTATGTAGGAATTGCCACACACGATGAGAAACTTGTTTTCGAAGCGACAAGACTCATCGAAAAGTACAACCTAAAGCGAGATCAATACGAATTTCAAATGCTACTTGGTGTGGATGAAGAATTGAGAAAGATTATTCTTAATGCAGGACACAGACTAAGAGTATATGTACCCTTTGGAAAAGATTGGTTACCTTACTCCCGCAGAAGGCTTAAAGAAAATCCAAACATAGCAAGACATGCCATCAGACAACTCTTTGGTATCCATGGTAACAACTGA